In Haloimpatiens massiliensis, the following are encoded in one genomic region:
- a CDS encoding IS4 family transposase, producing the protein MNTIISNDTTDKQLNFTINRFFKDNKIGYILKQCNFSKEKGFSCIKIFKYIFMLVFTGKNLFRNLEFGKNNQFSKDTIYRFLNSPNFNWRKFLFLLSSSIIKNIIVPLTSEDRVNVLVVDDSLYSRSRSKSVELLARVRDHVDHKYIKGFRLLTLGWSDGNTFLPLAFTLLSSEKEKNRLCSENHNIDKRTNGSKLRKEAILKSPEVMISLLKQVSKYAIPASYVLFDSWFTYPKTLIQILELKLNTIAMVKAMPRVYYNYNGKLLNLKDLYAALRKRRGKAKILSSAIVGIGSDKNGNEVKAKIVFVRDRNRSRKWLALISTNISLDDNEIVRIYGKRWDIEVFFKMNKSFLKLAKEFQGRSYDSMVSHTSIVFTRYIMLTLESRKNNDVRTIGGFFYQCCDELQDVKFCEVMNLIIDILKNVLTEKLLLSKDIIDSIIDSFIAALPCYIKEKLVFLSCES; encoded by the coding sequence ATGAATACTATTATATCAAATGATACTACTGATAAACAACTTAATTTTACTATAAATAGATTTTTTAAGGATAACAAAATTGGATACATACTTAAACAATGTAATTTTTCTAAAGAAAAAGGATTTTCCTGTATAAAAATATTTAAATATATCTTTATGCTTGTTTTTACTGGAAAAAACTTATTTAGAAACTTGGAATTTGGAAAAAATAATCAATTTTCAAAGGATACTATATATAGATTCCTTAACTCACCAAACTTCAATTGGAGAAAATTTCTGTTTTTACTTTCTTCATCAATCATAAAAAACATTATTGTGCCTCTTACTTCTGAAGATAGAGTTAATGTACTTGTAGTTGATGATTCTTTATACAGTAGATCTAGAAGTAAATCTGTTGAACTTCTTGCAAGAGTTCGTGATCATGTTGATCATAAATATATCAAGGGCTTTCGCCTTCTTACTCTTGGCTGGTCAGATGGCAACACTTTTTTACCACTTGCGTTCACTCTACTTTCTTCCGAAAAGGAGAAAAACAGACTTTGCTCAGAAAATCACAATATTGATAAAAGAACTAATGGATCTAAACTCCGTAAGGAGGCTATTTTAAAGTCACCCGAAGTTATGATTAGTTTACTTAAACAAGTTTCAAAATATGCTATTCCTGCTTCATATGTTCTTTTTGACAGCTGGTTTACGTACCCAAAAACTCTTATACAGATTTTAGAACTCAAACTTAATACTATTGCCATGGTTAAAGCAATGCCAAGGGTTTACTACAATTACAATGGTAAATTATTGAACCTTAAAGATCTTTACGCTGCTTTAAGAAAAAGGCGTGGTAAGGCCAAAATTCTCTCTTCTGCTATTGTAGGTATTGGCTCTGACAAAAATGGTAATGAAGTAAAAGCAAAAATTGTATTTGTAAGGGACAGAAACAGAAGTAGAAAATGGCTTGCTTTAATTTCAACCAATATATCCTTAGATGATAACGAGATAGTAAGAATTTATGGAAAACGTTGGGATATAGAGGTTTTCTTTAAAATGAACAAGTCCTTTCTAAAACTCGCTAAAGAGTTTCAAGGGCGTTCTTATGATTCCATGGTTTCACATACTTCTATAGTTTTTACTAGGTATATTATGCTTACTTTAGAAAGTCGTAAGAATAATGATGTCAGAACTATCGGTGGATTTTTTTATCAATGTTGTGATGAACTTCAAGATGTTAAGTTTTGTGAAGTAATGAATCTTATTATAGATATTTTAAAAAATGTATTAACTGAAAAACTTCTTCTTTCAAAAGACATTATTGACTCAATAATAGATAGTTTTATTGCTGCTTTACCTTGTTATATCAAGGAGAAGTTAGTCTTTTTGTCCTGCGAAAGTTGA
- a CDS encoding dicarboxylate/amino acid:cation symporter: MRFQYFESSVTVVPGLSPIKVNICAGLGCYFAILMGQNGKQLVGPLSRAMIIYMVIVAIYYMLSNTIFAYIGAGKKGVRAYWKTAITPCLTALGTCSSAACIPVNLKAAKEIGIPDDISDITIPMGANLHKDGACIITILKIAFMCSVFNVPFTTPKNIVIAVIVAVVASTVMGAIPAGGYVGEIFIVSAFGFPAVSIPIMVLIGTITDAPATAINVTGDTGVAMIVARFVEGKRWFENK; encoded by the coding sequence GTGCGATTCCAATATTTTGAAAGTTCAGTTACAGTTGTTCCAGGGTTGTCGCCAATAAAAGTTAATATATGTGCTGGATTAGGATGTTATTTTGCAATTTTAATGGGTCAGAACGGAAAACAGTTAGTGGGACCATTGTCTAGGGCCATGATCATATACATGGTTATAGTTGCCATTTATTATATGCTTTCAAATACTATATTTGCTTATATTGGAGCAGGTAAAAAAGGTGTTCGAGCTTATTGGAAAACTGCAATTACACCATGTTTAACAGCTCTTGGAACTTGCTCTAGTGCTGCATGTATTCCAGTAAATTTAAAAGCTGCAAAGGAAATAGGTATACCTGATGATATAAGTGATATTACAATTCCTATGGGAGCCAATTTACATAAAGATGGAGCATGTATTATAACAATTTTAAAAATTGCATTTATGTGTTCTGTATTTAATGTACCCTTTACAACACCTAAAAATATTGTTATTGCAGTAATTGTAGCGGTAGTTGCTTCAACTGTTATGGGAGCTATACCAGCTGGTGGGTATGTAGGAGAAATATTTATTGTTTCAGCATTTGGCTTCCCGGCTGTTTCAATACCAATTATGGTTTTGATCGGAACAATCACAGATGCTCCTGCTACTGCAATTAATGTAACTGGTGATACGGGTGTTGCCATGATTGTAGCACGATTTGTTGAAGGAAAAAGATGGTTTGAAAATAAGTAA
- a CDS encoding AraC family transcriptional regulator — translation MNYRKDIEKCIKFIEEHIKENITIEEVANESGYSPYHFCRVFSLCKGMSVMEYIRRRRLSLATAELFKGRKIIDIALEYGFETHSGFTRAFRKVFGYSPTQYMIRMNGYLDKKTTFEIGGDIMKPVIVKRPAFKVAGYGININITGVTYTKDIASFWSNYNGENLESKMYKILNPPKHAEVGLCVPLSEDGNAIYLLGVIVDDFSKVEEDMLTVEVPEAEYAVFTTTPVDTTNDKEQKGFAKIIKGTWKYIFEDWFKNSGYIYDENKLDFEFYDERCHYRKDTVMDIYVPVRKVK, via the coding sequence TTGAATTATAGGAAGGATATAGAGAAATGTATTAAATTTATTGAGGAGCATATTAAAGAAAATATTACTATTGAAGAAGTTGCTAATGAATCTGGATATTCTCCCTATCATTTTTGTAGGGTTTTTAGTTTATGTAAAGGCATGTCTGTTATGGAATATATTCGAAGGCGCAGATTGTCTTTAGCAACCGCAGAGTTATTCAAAGGTAGAAAAATTATTGATATTGCTTTGGAGTATGGGTTTGAAACACATAGTGGCTTTACTAGGGCATTTCGTAAAGTGTTTGGTTATAGTCCCACACAGTATATGATACGAATGAATGGATATTTGGATAAAAAAACAACATTTGAAATTGGGGGTGATATTATGAAGCCTGTTATTGTAAAAAGACCTGCATTTAAGGTTGCTGGTTATGGAATTAATATCAATATTACTGGAGTCACATATACAAAGGATATTGCATCTTTCTGGAGCAATTATAATGGTGAAAATTTAGAAAGTAAAATGTATAAAATTTTAAATCCACCTAAACATGCTGAAGTGGGATTGTGTGTTCCATTATCTGAAGATGGAAATGCAATATATCTTTTAGGTGTAATTGTTGATGACTTTTCAAAGGTAGAAGAAGATATGCTAACGGTAGAAGTTCCAGAAGCTGAGTATGCCGTTTTTACAACCACTCCTGTTGATACTACAAATGATAAAGAACAAAAGGGGTTTGCAAAGATTATTAAAGGAACGTGGAAATATATTTTTGAAGATTGGTTTAAAAACAGTGGATATATTTATGACGAAAATAAACTTGATTTTGAATTTTACGATGAACGTTGTCATTATAGAAAGGACACTGTTATGGATATTTATGTTCCTGTTAGAAAAGTGAAATAG
- a CDS encoding PHP domain-containing protein, giving the protein MIYADLHVHTNHSDGICEIANVLDMAKKKGIKALAITDHDTVDQFDEIKKLGDKMDLEVIKGVEMSCYDYDVFKKVHIVGLWLNENTPHIKKLCDKTLKCRDNYHRDLIKELSQKGYDITYEDAKKYSKYSIVFKMNIFQALKEKYTYEMTKEKYKELFASKTSKETDLKMGYTPVMKGIEAIKKDGGIPIIAHPCQYNNYDEIEKYVEYGLKGIEINHSKMKKIDYEKTLNLAARYNLAKSGGSDFHDPDLIEFGCFGLTKEQYEELKHWPK; this is encoded by the coding sequence ATGATATATGCTGATTTGCACGTGCATACAAACCACAGTGATGGTATTTGTGAAATTGCTAATGTTCTTGATATGGCAAAAAAGAAAGGAATAAAGGCATTAGCTATTACTGATCATGATACAGTTGACCAATTTGATGAAATTAAGAAACTAGGCGATAAAATGGATCTTGAGGTAATAAAAGGTGTAGAAATGAGCTGTTATGATTATGATGTATTTAAAAAGGTTCATATTGTTGGACTATGGCTTAATGAAAATACCCCACACATTAAAAAGTTATGTGATAAGACTTTAAAATGTCGAGATAATTATCATAGAGACTTAATAAAGGAATTGTCTCAAAAAGGGTATGATATTACTTATGAAGATGCTAAAAAATATTCCAAATACAGTATTGTCTTTAAAATGAATATTTTTCAAGCTCTAAAGGAGAAATATACATATGAGATGACAAAGGAAAAATACAAGGAACTTTTTGCTTCAAAGACATCAAAGGAAACTGATTTAAAGATGGGATATACTCCTGTAATGAAAGGGATTGAAGCAATAAAAAAAGATGGTGGTATACCAATTATTGCTCACCCATGTCAATATAATAATTATGATGAGATTGAAAAATATGTTGAATATGGATTAAAAGGAATTGAAATAAATCATTCTAAGATGAAGAAAATAGATTACGAAAAAACATTAAATTTGGCAGCTAGATATAACTTAGCTAAAAGCGGAGGCAGTGACTTTCATGACCCTGATTTAATTGAATTTGGGTGTTTTGGTTTAACAAAAGAGCAGTATGAAGAATTAAAGCATTGGCCTAAATAA
- a CDS encoding class I SAM-dependent methyltransferase — MCSEVYDMDKPIGHSFGDVEFYMNRLESCKGTILEPATGTGRILIPLLEKGLNIDGFDSSKDMLKICENNCKKRGLSPKLFEAKMEFFSQDTEYDAIIVPTGTFLLLYKRKDSIKALENFYRHLSNGGRLILDIFLQTDISIGTVSTKTLECSNGDIITLENKIVEVDHINQYTVSHGRYEKWREGVLLQTELEYFPLRWYGVEEFKSILESIGFKNIVISSGYKFDQYPSNSEEVITFEAVALK, encoded by the coding sequence TTGTGTTCAGAAGTATATGATATGGATAAGCCCATAGGTCATTCTTTTGGAGATGTAGAATTTTACATGAATAGATTAGAGTCATGCAAGGGAACTATTCTTGAACCCGCAACAGGAACTGGTCGTATATTAATTCCTCTTTTAGAAAAAGGATTAAATATTGATGGATTTGATAGTTCAAAAGATATGTTAAAGATATGTGAAAATAATTGTAAAAAAAGAGGCTTGAGCCCTAAACTTTTTGAGGCAAAGATGGAGTTTTTTTCACAAGATACAGAATATGATGCCATTATAGTGCCAACGGGAACGTTTCTTCTACTATATAAAAGAAAAGATTCAATAAAGGCATTAGAAAACTTTTATAGACATTTATCTAATGGTGGTAGATTAATTCTTGATATATTTTTACAAACGGATATTTCTATAGGTACAGTTTCCACAAAAACCTTGGAATGTTCTAATGGAGATATAATTACATTAGAAAATAAAATTGTAGAGGTTGACCATATAAATCAATATACTGTTTCTCATGGACGATATGAGAAATGGCGTGAAGGAGTACTTCTACAAACAGAATTAGAGTATTTTCCATTACGTTGGTATGGAGTAGAGGAGTTTAAATCAATACTTGAAAGTATAGGATTTAAAAATATTGTGATTTCTTCAGGTTATAAATTTGACCAGTATCCATCAAATTCTGAAGAAGTAATTACTTTTGAAGCTGTTGCTCTTAAATAG
- a CDS encoding YbaK/EbsC family protein, with protein sequence MSVTKVKEYFKSFGIENKVMELEQSSATVELAAEALGCEPERIAKTLSFLVGSKGILIVVAGDAKIDNRKYREEFHEKAKMIPAKEVETIVGHAPGGVCPFAINEKVQVYLDISIKRFSTVYPAAGSGNSAVELSIMELEKYSNPIKWVNVCKGWINQ encoded by the coding sequence GTGTCAGTTACTAAAGTAAAAGAATATTTTAAAAGCTTTGGTATTGAAAACAAAGTAATGGAATTGGAACAGTCAAGTGCAACAGTGGAACTTGCGGCAGAAGCTCTTGGATGCGAGCCGGAAAGGATTGCAAAGACTCTTTCATTTTTAGTCGGTAGTAAAGGAATATTGATTGTCGTTGCGGGCGATGCTAAAATAGATAATAGAAAATACAGAGAAGAATTCCATGAAAAAGCCAAAATGATTCCTGCTAAAGAAGTAGAAACAATAGTCGGTCATGCACCAGGTGGAGTGTGTCCATTTGCCATAAATGAAAAAGTTCAAGTTTATCTTGATATTTCAATAAAACGATTTTCTACAGTATACCCAGCTGCAGGAAGCGGAAACAGTGCTGTGGAATTAAGCATAATGGAACTAGAAAAGTATTCAAATCCAATAAAATGGGTTAATGTATGTAAAGGATGGATTAACCAATAA
- a CDS encoding MarR family transcriptional regulator, with protein MLTFIGDNPGTTVTELSKYWNRTKGAISKTVSRLVERGFVTRYQKEDNAKTILLKVTEEGLKLSQAHKLYDTIDIAKTLDDLLKKCTIEDIDSFYKVIDTYIELIKKDFK; from the coding sequence ATATTAACTTTTATTGGCGACAACCCTGGAACAACTGTAACTGAACTTTCAAAATATTGGAATCGCACTAAAGGAGCAATTTCAAAAACCGTAAGCCGCTTAGTGGAACGTGGATTTGTAACTCGTTATCAAAAAGAGGATAATGCAAAAACTATTCTTCTCAAGGTAACTGAAGAAGGTTTAAAATTAAGTCAAGCTCACAAATTATATGACACTATTGATATTGCCAAAACATTAGATGATTTACTAAAGAAATGTACTATTGAAGATATCGATTCTTTTTACAAAGTTATCGATACTTACATAGAACTAATTAAAAAGGATTTTAAATAA
- the licT gene encoding BglG family transcription antiterminator LicT: MVINKILNNNAVITFDDKGKEIIIMGKGIAYGRRNGDAIEQSKVTKKFILSSMEYPNHLVDILSSIPTECIELCYDIVQYAKQKLSMKLDDSLYISLMDHISTSIERYNKGITLKNKLLWEIKHFYKNEYEIGLYGIAMIKKIYGLTMYEDEAGFIALHIVSAEVSNNIHDVYEITGFIQNIINIVKYHFKRNFDTDSHNYYRFITHLKFFGHRVFSKKSNKNDDLNNNLLDIIKEKYKEPYLCSLKIKQFIEKKYYYYLDDDEVLYLTIHITKLISDK, encoded by the coding sequence ATGGTAATAAATAAGATTTTAAACAATAATGCAGTCATAACATTTGATGATAAAGGAAAAGAAATAATTATAATGGGAAAGGGAATAGCCTATGGTAGGAGAAATGGTGATGCTATTGAACAAAGTAAAGTTACTAAAAAATTTATTTTAAGTTCCATGGAATATCCCAACCATCTTGTTGATATTTTAAGTAGTATTCCTACGGAATGTATTGAACTTTGCTATGACATTGTACAATATGCAAAGCAGAAATTATCTATGAAACTTGATGATTCCTTGTATATTTCCTTGATGGACCATATAAGTACTAGTATTGAACGCTATAATAAAGGAATTACACTAAAGAATAAGTTATTATGGGAAATCAAACATTTTTATAAAAATGAATATGAGATTGGACTATATGGAATTGCTATGATTAAAAAAATTTATGGTTTAACCATGTATGAAGATGAAGCTGGATTTATTGCACTCCATATTGTCAGTGCTGAAGTCAGCAATAATATTCATGATGTATATGAGATAACTGGATTTATACAAAATATTATAAATATTGTTAAATATCACTTTAAGCGTAATTTTGATACTGATTCACATAATTATTATCGTTTTATTACTCATTTAAAATTTTTTGGACATAGAGTTTTTTCAAAAAAATCTAATAAAAATGACGATCTTAATAATAATCTGTTGGACATTATAAAAGAAAAATACAAGGAACCGTATTTATGCAGCTTGAAGATAAAACAATTTATTGAAAAAAAGTATTATTATTATTTAGATGATGATGAAGTCCTATATCTTACAATACATATTACAAAGCTTATAAGTGATAAATAA
- a CDS encoding helix-turn-helix domain-containing protein, protein MSIEIGKQIKNLRIEKGVTQEELAKHLGISYQAVSKWENNITSPDIELLPKLSVYFGVTIDELFVIPSEVQIERIGNMIYNERIISPEVFNYAVNFLENTLKDEPEKSEAYFLLGELYNHRAENDHKKAAIYIKEALKYEPYEKDYHGALIHAENGVFGDEYYNRHDGLIKYYEEFTREHPNYWSGHLFYLDQLIRDGHYDKARDTLKKVKKIEHTSLDFMYEGDIEFQLGHRESAIKLWDQGVNEFPSDWKAYISHGDRMVRVGYYEKALRDYEKSVQLQEKPRLVDPLEFMAWIYELLGKYKNAVEALKREISILQEEHNISSGEMIDKPKREIERLKKYYEKVSL, encoded by the coding sequence ATGTCTATTGAAATTGGAAAACAAATAAAAAATTTACGTATAGAAAAAGGAGTTACTCAGGAGGAGCTAGCAAAGCATTTAGGTATTTCTTATCAAGCGGTGTCTAAATGGGAAAATAATATTACATCACCGGATATTGAGTTATTGCCAAAGCTTTCAGTTTACTTTGGAGTTACTATTGATGAGTTATTTGTTATACCCTCTGAAGTTCAGATAGAAAGAATAGGAAATATGATTTATAACGAAAGGATAATAAGTCCAGAAGTATTTAATTATGCTGTGAATTTTCTTGAAAATACCCTTAAGGATGAGCCTGAAAAATCCGAAGCGTATTTCCTTTTAGGGGAACTTTATAATCATAGGGCTGAAAATGATCATAAAAAAGCAGCCATTTATATAAAAGAGGCTTTAAAATATGAACCTTATGAAAAGGATTATCACGGTGCACTTATTCATGCAGAAAATGGTGTATTTGGTGATGAATATTATAATAGGCATGATGGTTTAATTAAATATTATGAAGAATTTACAAGAGAGCATCCAAATTATTGGAGCGGGCATTTATTTTATTTGGATCAATTAATTAGGGATGGGCATTACGATAAGGCTAGGGATACATTAAAGAAGGTGAAGAAGATTGAGCATACCTCACTAGATTTTATGTATGAAGGAGACATTGAATTTCAGTTAGGTCATAGGGAGAGTGCTATAAAGTTATGGGATCAAGGAGTAAATGAATTCCCATCAGATTGGAAGGCCTATATTTCTCATGGTGATCGTATGGTAAGAGTGGGATATTATGAAAAAGCACTTAGAGATTATGAAAAGTCTGTGCAATTACAGGAGAAACCACGTCTTGTAGATCCACTTGAATTTATGGCATGGATATATGAGCTTCTAGGAAAGTATAAGAATGCTGTTGAAGCTTTGAAGAGAGAGATTTCCATCCTTCAAGAGGAGCACAATATTTCCTCAGGCGAAATGATAGATAAACCAAAAAGAGAAATAGAAAGGCTTAAAAAATATTATGAAAAAGTATCTCTATGA
- a CDS encoding PTS beta-glucoside transporter subunit IIBCA — protein sequence MNYEKMASEILKAVGGENNINSLVHCATRLRFNLNSESKADDEKVKAINGVLSLVKKGGQYQLVIGNDVDKVYKEIMKVTNLDSSKDNKSKEKDGIINRVLSVITGSIAPMIPLLAGAGMGKVLLLILSLVGVLDKSSQTYTMLKFIFDTGFYFMPVFVGFSAAKIFKCNRYLGAFICLSMLHPKWISLVAAGKPVYFLGIPLSLVSYSSQLVTAILIVWIMSYIEKYVYKYVPEMIKVFMAPLLVILITAPLGFIIIGPIGNYIAQLVADIVMFVQQHFGIVAIPILAAVYPWLVSIGMHKALSPICVMLIEQNGFDPVTRVIALCSNISQAAASLAVSLKTKNKEFRQIAFSSSVTAFLGGITEPAMYGVNLKLKKPMYACMIGGATAGLFAGIVQLKAFVYVTPGLLSLPMWVSQGTNNLIYAIITLTISAVVTFIATLIIGFDDPVEENKEEQKKVIEKTGYENILTPVKGVTVPLKDVADETFSSGVMGAGIGIIPSEGKVYAPGDGVISACFHTGHAIGMTINDVEVLIHVGIDTVSLDGKYFNLLVQQGQNVKKGDLLLEFDIDKIKDAGYDLTTSVIITNSNDYMDVLPTNKNKVDIEDVLLTAI from the coding sequence ATGAATTATGAAAAAATGGCTAGTGAAATTTTAAAAGCTGTAGGAGGAGAGAATAATATTAATTCTCTAGTTCATTGTGCAACAAGATTAAGATTTAATCTTAATTCTGAATCAAAGGCTGATGATGAAAAAGTTAAGGCAATTAATGGGGTATTATCTTTAGTAAAAAAGGGAGGACAATATCAATTAGTAATCGGTAATGATGTAGACAAAGTCTATAAAGAAATAATGAAAGTTACTAATTTAGATTCATCAAAGGACAATAAGAGTAAGGAAAAGGACGGGATTATAAATAGAGTTCTGTCAGTTATTACTGGATCAATTGCACCAATGATTCCATTACTTGCAGGAGCAGGAATGGGAAAAGTATTACTTTTAATTTTAAGTTTAGTTGGAGTTTTAGATAAATCATCTCAAACATATACTATGTTAAAATTTATTTTTGATACGGGTTTCTATTTTATGCCGGTATTTGTTGGCTTTTCAGCGGCAAAAATATTTAAATGTAATAGATATTTGGGAGCATTTATTTGTCTATCAATGCTTCATCCAAAGTGGATTTCATTAGTAGCTGCAGGAAAACCTGTATACTTTCTAGGAATACCACTATCATTAGTAAGTTATTCTTCACAGCTTGTAACTGCTATTTTAATTGTATGGATAATGTCTTATATTGAGAAATATGTTTATAAGTACGTTCCAGAAATGATTAAAGTGTTTATGGCACCATTGCTAGTTATATTAATCACTGCACCATTAGGATTTATTATAATTGGACCAATAGGTAATTACATTGCACAATTAGTTGCGGATATTGTAATGTTTGTTCAGCAACATTTTGGCATTGTTGCTATTCCAATTTTAGCAGCTGTATATCCATGGTTAGTATCCATAGGTATGCATAAAGCATTAAGTCCAATTTGTGTTATGCTCATCGAACAAAATGGTTTTGACCCTGTTACACGTGTTATTGCATTATGCTCTAATATTTCTCAGGCTGCGGCATCACTTGCAGTATCATTAAAGACTAAAAATAAAGAATTTAGACAAATTGCATTTTCATCAAGTGTTACAGCATTTTTAGGAGGAATTACTGAACCAGCAATGTATGGTGTTAATCTTAAATTAAAAAAGCCAATGTATGCTTGTATGATTGGCGGAGCAACAGCAGGATTATTTGCTGGAATAGTTCAATTAAAGGCTTTCGTCTATGTAACACCAGGATTATTGAGTTTACCAATGTGGGTATCTCAAGGTACTAACAATTTAATATATGCTATCATTACATTAACTATATCTGCAGTAGTAACATTTATTGCTACATTAATTATTGGGTTTGATGACCCAGTTGAAGAGAATAAAGAAGAACAGAAAAAAGTTATAGAAAAAACAGGTTATGAGAATATTTTAACACCAGTAAAAGGAGTGACTGTTCCCTTAAAGGATGTTGCTGATGAAACTTTCTCAAGTGGAGTAATGGGTGCTGGAATAGGAATTATTCCTAGTGAAGGCAAAGTATATGCTCCAGGAGATGGTGTGATTAGTGCCTGCTTTCATACAGGTCATGCTATTGGAATGACTATAAATGATGTAGAAGTATTAATTCATGTAGGAATAGATACGGTATCTTTAGATGGAAAGTATTTTAACTTATTGGTTCAACAAGGGCAAAATGTTAAGAAAGGTGATTTACTATTGGAATTTGATATTGATAAAATAAAAGATGCGGGATATGATTTAACAACAAGTGTAATTATAACCAATAGTAATGATTATATGGATGTATTGCCAACTAATAAGAATAAAGTTGACATAGAAGATGTTTTATTGACAGCAATTTAG